In Marasmius oreades isolate 03SP1 chromosome 1, whole genome shotgun sequence, one DNA window encodes the following:
- the HHP1 gene encoding casein kinase I yields MADSSSHRLDLRVGGKYRLGKKIGSGSFGDIYLGVNIISGEEVAIKLESVKAKHPQLEYESKVYKTLAGGVGVPFVRWFGTECDYNAMVLDLLGPSLEDLFNFCNRKFSLKTVLLLADQLISRIEYIHSRNFIHRDIKPDNFLMGIGKRGNQVNVIDFGLAKKFRDPKTHLHIPYRENKNLTGTARYTSINTHLGVEQARRDDLESLAYVLMYFLRGALPWQGLKAATKKQKYDRIMEKKMTTPTDLLCRGFPNEFGIFLNYTRALRFDDKPDYSYLRKLFRDLFVREGYQYDYVFDWSVQRTQDDQGGSKTATGRRKVVQEEDEHRQSDRMLRSHTRQAQQAAPGAVGQQRGARARETELW; encoded by the exons ATGGCGGATAGCTCATCTCACAGACTAGACCTTCGTGTTGGTGGCAAGTACAGGCTGGGAAAGAAGATCGGGTCGGGCTCGTTCG GTGACATTTACTTGGGCGTCAACATCATCTCAGGGGAAGAAGTAGCCATCAAGCTCGAGTCGGTCAAAGCCAAACACCCTCAGCTCGAGTATGAATCCAAAGTGTACAAGACGCTCGCCGGCGGTGTTGGCGTTCCCTTCGTTCGTTGGTTCGGAACCGAATGCGACTACAATGCAATGGTCCTCGACCTACTCGGCCCCTCTTTGGAGGATCTATTTAATTTCTGCAATCGTAAATTTAGCTTGAAGACTGTCCTCCTCCTTGCGGACCAACTT ATTTCTCGGATCGAATACATCCACTCTCGCAATTTCATCCATCGCGATATCAAACCTGACAACTTCTTGATGGGCATAGGAAAGCGTGGGAACCAAGTCAATGTCATCGATTTCGGTCTCGCGAAGAAGTTCAGAGACCCCAAGACGCACCTCCATATCCCTTACAGGGAGAACAAGAACCTGACCGGTACCGCTCGTTACACCTCTATCAATACTCACCTTGGTGTTGAGCAGGCTCGCCGCGACGATCTCGAGTCTCTTGCTTATGTCCTCATGTACTTTCTCCGCGGAGCTCTCCCATGGCAAGGTCTCAAGGCTGCTACTAAGAAGCAGAAGTACGACCGTATCatggagaagaagatgacCACTCCCACGGATCTACTGTGCCGAGGATTCCCCAATGAATTTGGAATCTTCCTCAACTACACCCGTGCCTTGCGCTTCGATGACAAGCCCGACTATTCGTATCTCCGTAAACTCTTCCGTGACCTCTTCGTCCGTGAAGGTTACCAATATGATTACGTCTTTGACTGGAGTGTTCAGCGAACTCAGGACGACCAAGGTGGTAGCAAGACAGCCACCGGCAGGCGTAAAGTTGTacaggaggaagatgaacatCGTCAGAGCGACAGGAT GTTGCGCTCTCACACTCGCCAGGCTCAGCAAGCTGCTCCTGGTGCCGTTGGCCAGCAGAGAGGTGCACGTGCACGCGAAACTGAGCTGTGGTAA
- the CHS2 gene encoding Chitin synthase, class 2 (CAZy:GT2_Chitin_synth), whose translation MAYRQPAHDPYSNQYSNSQEHSNNNQYNYGNAGVTPDYPPTQHAGGYNDYDTQSNWDAKSTKSYTSTHHGSQAHLNPYEMSQVPAVPTMPYASNYPPQQGRPAIYHAQSSAGYSVAREKMLKRRSVRQVELFQGNLVIDLPVPSHIVPGGKQSSEEMTKLRYTAATCDPDDFMASRYSLRQYLWGRQTELFIVMTMYNEDEVLFVKTMNAVIKNIAHLCSRSRSKMWGPEGWKKVVVCVVSDGRSKVNKRTLQVLSLMGCFQEGVMKDEVAGKDVTAHIFEYTSSVIVTETGEVSQGSCPVQVLFCLKEQNKKKLNSHRWFFNAFGPLIKPNVCVLLDVGTKPTGTSIYELWKCFDKHSNVGGACGEICVDTGRGCSLLLTSPLAASQNFEYKISNILDKPLESVFGYISVLPGAFSAYRYKALSNGPDGKGPLASYFKGEAMHGGGANGAGLFERNMYLAEDRILCFEIVTKKREAWVLKYVKSAKASTDVPTTVPEFISQRRRWLNGSMFASVHATVFFFRIFTSGHNIFRQFVLFLEFLYNAIQLLFSWTSLANFYLAFFFLVSSATQDPKTDAFNFMSQGAGKAVFEVILKLYIAVIFVVLVCSLGNRPQGSKWTYILAIFLFGLCNIITIWCASWTVYLAVPHNVDGWKNFPELVKNTPALQDIVISLAATYGLYFISSFMHFEPWHMFTSFIQYMFFLPSYVNILMMYAMCNLHDVTWGTKGDNGAAKDLGGAKKVKNEGGKEVMEIELPTAREDVDQIWQAARSSLRVKPPQEKEHRDAATKQADHDRNSRTNVVLAWLGTNMAMILVFTSTAFTDWVTQHIDTDKSTVFNPYLSFLFVALAGLSAVRFTGSFLYLVFRLFGF comes from the exons ATGGCTTATCGTCAGCCAGCTCACGATCCTTACAGTAACCAATATTCCAATTCGCAAGAACATTCCAACAACAACCAGTACAACTATGGCAACGCTGGCGTTACTCCGGATTACCCACCGACACAACATGCAGGAGGTTATAACGACTATGACACTCAATCTAATTGGGATGCAAAGTCTACCAAATCCTACACCAGCACTCACCACGGTTCTCAAGCCCATCTTAATCCCTACGAAATGAGCCAGGTTCCAGCCGTTCCTACCATGCCATACGCCTCCAACTATCCACCCCAGCAGGGGCGACCCGCCATCTATCACGCTCAGAGCAGTGCTGGCTACTCTGTTGCCCGGGAGAAGATGCTCAAACGTCGCTCGGTTCGACAAGTAGAGCTTTTCCAAGGAAACTTGGTCATCGACCTCCCGGTCCCTTCCCACATCGTCCCTGGAGGAAAACAGAGCTCGGAAGAAATGACCAAGTTGCGGTATACAGCTGCAACCTGCGACCCTGACGACTTCATGGCTTCTAGATATTCGCTCAGGCAGTATCTTTGGGGAAGACAGACGGAGCTCTTCATTGTTATGACCATGTAcaacgaagatgaagtctTATTCGTTAAAACTATGAATGC TGTCATCAAAAATATTGCCCATCTATGTTCAAGGTCTCGGTCCAAGATGTGGGGGCCTGAGGGATGGAAGAAAGTCGTTGTCTGCGTCGTATCCGATGGGCGGAGCAAAGTGAACAAACGCACGCTACAAGTTCTGAGCTTG ATGGGCTGTTTCCAGGAAGGTGTCATGAAGGATGAAGTTGCTGGCAAGGATGTCACTGCTCACATCTTCGA GTACACATCGAGTGTCATAGTAACGGAAACTGGGGAGGTTTCCCAAGGGTCTTGTCCTGTTCAAGTCCTTTTCTGTCTAAAGGAGCAGAACAAGAAGAAGTTGAACAGTCACAGATGGTTCTTCAATGCTTTTGGCCCGCTCATCAAACCAAACG TCTGCGTACTACTCGATGTCGGTACAAAGCCCACTGGAACGTCCATCTACGAGCTTTGGAAATGTTTTGACAAACACTCCAATGTCGGAGGTGCTTGTGGAGA GATCTGTGTGGACACCGGTCGTGGATGCTCCTTACTGCTTACCAGTCCACTTGCAGCCTCTCAAAATTTCGAG TACAAAATATCCAATATCCTCGACAAGCCACTGGAAAGTGTCTTCGGATACATCTCCGTTTTACCTGGCGCCTTCAGCGCCTATCGTTACAAAGCCCTCTCAAATGGTCCTGACGGCAAAGGTCCACTCGCCTCTTACTTTAAGGGAGAGGCTATGCATGGTGGCGGAGCCAATGGCGCCGGTCTATTCGAGAGAAACATGTATCTTGCCGAAGATCGTATCCTTTGCTTCGAGATTGTCACCAAGAAACGGGAAGCATGGGTGCTCAAATATGTCAAGAGCGCGAAAGCTTCAACTGATGTGCCGACTACCGTACCAGAATTCATCTCGCAACGAAGAAGGTGGCTGAATGGATCCATGTTCGCTTCGGTTCATGCaactgttttcttcttccgaatCTTCACATCTGGCCATAACATCTTTCGCCAATTTGTTCTCTTC CTGGAATTCCTATACAACGCTATTCAACTCCTCTTCTCGTGGACATCTTTGGCTAACTTCTATCtagctttcttcttc CTCGTCTCATCCGCGACTCAAGATCCTAAGACCGATGCCTTCAATTTCATGTCTCAAGGTGCAGGCAAAGCCGTTTTCGAAGTCATCCTCAAGCTCTACATCGCCGTGATCTTCGTTGTTCTCGTTTGTTCCCTCGGCAACCGTCCTCAAGGGTCCAAATGGACGTACATCCTAgccattttccttttcggTCTATGCAACATCATCACAATATGGTGTGCCAGCTGGACCGTCTACCTCGCTGTTCCCCACAACGTTGATGGCTGGAAGAACTTCCCAGAACTGGTCAAAAATACACCGGCGTTACAGGACATAGTGATCAGTTTGGCGGCGACGTACGGACTGTACTTCATCAGCAGCTTCATGCACTTCGAACCGTGGCACATGTTCACCAGCTTCATACAGTATATGTTCTTCCTCCCCAGCT ACGTCAACATTCTTATGATGTACGCGATGTGTAACCTTCACGATGTTACATGGGGAACGAAAGGCGATAACGGTGCTGCTAAAGACCTTGGAGGTGCCAAGAAGGTAAAGAACGAAGGTGGCAAGGAGGTGATGGAAATCGAGTTACCTACTGCACGAGAGGACGTTGATCAGATCTGGCAAGCTGCACGGAGCTCGTTGAGGGTCAAGCCACCTCAAGAGAAGGAGCATAGAGATGCTGCGACGAAGCAAGCTGATCACGACAGGAACAGTCGAACGAACGTTGTGTTGGCTTGGCTCGGAACTAACAT GGCTATGATTTTGGTGTTCACTTCGACGGCGTTCACGGACTGGGTGACGCAACATATTGACACAGACAAGAGCACAGTGTTTAACCCATACTTGTCATTCCTATTTGTCGCACT AGCTGGTCTCTCTGCTGTGCGATTCACGGGGTCTTTCTTATACCTCGTCTTCCGGCTCTTCGGATTCTAA
- a CDS encoding uncharacterized protein (BUSCO:EOG09260JTZ), producing MASFAITFNKKEDESGLSSYYNNKTTIIQEARVFNESPISPRKCRALLTRIVYLLYVGETFGTQEATTLFFGTTKLFQHKNAALRQTVYLAIKELATTAEDVIMVTASIMKDIQPNSEVVYRANAIRALCRIIDPSMTQNVERFFKSAIVDRNPSISSSALLSSYHLFPFAKDVVKRWVNEAQTAVDSKTSSSFFGSSSGGSGGFFGGGGNSSSTSGPQTIPSSSHIPQYHALGLLYLIRQQDRMAVTKMIQQLGGGKSGSGTSLKSPMALCMLIRYAAKVMEEDPNTQRQMLDLLEGWLRHKSDMVNFEAARAICEMRHVTAAQLTKSIAVLQLFLSSPKPVLKFAATRTLAALALQHPTSVAICNVDLESLIADPNRSVATYAITTLLKTGNEASVDRLIKQITGFMAEISDEFKVIIVEAVRSLCLKFPSKHTSMLTFLSGVLRDEGGYDFKRAVVEAMFDMIKFIRDCKEQALSHLCEFIEDCEFTKLSVRILHLLGLEGPKSPQPTKYIRFIYNRVVLENATVRAAAVASLGKFGVNTTDLTFQKSIAVLLNRCLDDVDDEVRDRAALYLRVFKEKTLGDVYFKEESVFSLSALESKLVSYIKDPAAAGQPLDLSSVPKISRAQAAQEAARPSTLETIGVPASTKKTSDTPPPPTAAERQSQYAQQLAEVPEFASYGSVLNSSAPPVQLTESETEYQVTCVKHIFKKHVVFQYNVSNTLPDTVLERVEVIMQPQSEDTGLTEEFIIPSPSVSASTSPGIVYVSFSRDDPGQYALGSFSCSLKFISKEVDPSTGEPEEEGYPDDYNLEEIELSAGGDYIIPSYATFGSEWDRLHSAHTVTETFSLSAMENLKAACDSLIEVLKMEPLGGSEVPQSTSVHTLQMSGLVIGGGGKVLVRCRMTFARGQGVTLELAARAESQQVCDLVLAAVSG from the exons GAGCTGGCAACGACTGCTGAGGATGTTATTATGGTCACAGCTAGTATCATGAAGGACATACAACCAAACTCTGAAGTTGTTTATCGAGCGAATGCCATTCGAGCTCTCTGCCGTATTATCGAC CCGTCAATGACTCAAAATGTAGAACGATTCTTCAAGTCCGCCATCGTTGATCGAAATCCATCCATATCCTCATCTGCTCTCCTGTCTTCATATCACCTTTTCCCTTTTGCCAAAGACGTCGTCAAACGTTGGGTCAACGAAGCACAGACAGCTGTGGACTCCAAGACATCGTCAAGTTTTTTTGGCTCGTCGTCAGGAGGTAGCGGCGGATTCTTTGGGGGCGGGGGCAACTCGTCTTCCACGAGTGGACCTCAAACCATTCCTTCCTCCAGCCACATTCCTCAATACCATGCGCTGGGTCTGCTCTATCTTATTCGTCAACAAGATAGGATGGCTGTTACTAAGATGATTCAGCAATTGGGTGGAGGGAAATCGGGCTCGGGCACTTCTCTCAAGAGTCCGATGGCGCTGTGTATGTTAATTCGGTATGCTGCGAAGGTCATGGAAGAGGATCCCAA TACTCAGAGACAAATGCTCGATTTGTTGGAAGGATGGCTGCGACACAAGAGCGATATGGTCAATTTTGAGGCAGCTCGCGCGATCTGCGAGATGAGACATGTTACTGCTGCTCAACTCACAAAATCGATAGCTG TCCTGCAGTTATTCTTATCCTCACCAAAACCTGTCCTCAAATTCGCTGCTACACGAACCCTCGCCGCCCTTGCACTTCAGCATCCCACCAGCGTAGCGATATGCAACGTCGACTTGGAAAGCCTCATCGCTGACCCTAACAGGAGCGTTGCTACCTATGCGATCACAACACTTCTTAAG ACTGGTAACGAAGCCTCTGTCGACCGTCTCATTAAGCAGATCACAGGCTTTATGGCCGAAATTAGCGACGAGTTCAAAGTCATCATTGTCGAAGCTGTTCGATCGCTCTGTCTCAAGTTCCCTTCGAAGCATACCTCCATGCTTACTTTCCTGTCTGGCGTCCTGCGCGACGAAGGTGGCTACGACTTCAAACGTGCTGTTGTCGAGGCTATGTTCGACATGATCAAGTTCATTAGAGATTGTAAAGAGCAAGCTCTCTCCCACCTGTGCGAGTTCATTGAAGACTGCGAATTTACTAAACTCTCTGTCCGGATATTACATTTGTTGGGTTTAGAAGGACCCAAGTCGCCTCAACCTACTAAATATATCCGATTTATATACAATCGGGTAGTGCTGGAAAATGCTACTGTCCGAGCCGCAGCGGTCGCAAGTTTGGGCAAATTTGGTGTCAATACGACGGACCTCACCTTCCAAAAGAGTATAGCTGTGTTACTGAACAG ATGCTTGgacgatgtcgatgatgaagTTCGCGACCGTGCTGCTCTTTACCTTCGAGTCTTCAAGGAGAAAACCCTAGGTGACGTCTACTTTAAAGAAG AATCTGTCTTCTCTTTGTCTGCCTTGGAATCCAAGTTGGTCTCCTATATCAAGGAtccagcagcagcaggacAACCTCTAGATCTATCGAGTGTGCCTAAGATCAGCCGCGCTCAAGCTGCGCAAGAGGCAGCTC GTCCCAGCACTCTGGAGACTATTGGTGTACCTGCTTCCACGAAGAAAACCTCCGATACACCGCCGCCGCCTACAGCAGCTGAGAGGCAATCACAATACGCTCAACAGCTTGCTGAAGTTCCAGAATTCGCATCATACGGATCTGTACTCAACAGCAGTGCTCCGCCTGTACAGCTGACTGAGAGCGAAACAGAGTATCAAGTTACATGTGTCAAACATATCTTCAAGAAACATGTCGTTTTCCAG TACAATGTGTCAAATACTTTACCGGATACGGTTTTAGAGCGTGTGGAAGTTATAATGCAGCCACAATCCGAGGACACTGGTTTGACGGAAGAATTCATTATTCCCTCACCTTCGGTGTCGGCGTCGACGTCGCCGGGTATTGTGTATGTCTCCTTCTCGCGAGACGATCCAGGACAATATGCATTAGGATCGTTCTCATGTTCGCTCAAGTTTATCAGTAAGGAGGTCGATCCTTCTACTGGCGAGCCAGAGGAGGAAGGATATCCAGATGACTACAATTTGGAAGAAATCGAGCTCAGTGCTGGTGGCGACTATATCATTCCATCATACGCAACCTTTGGGTCTGAGTGGGACAGATTACACTCGGCGCACACCGTTACTGAAACTTTCTCACTATCCGCAATGGAGAATCTTAAAG CTGCCTGCGATTCTCTCATCGAAGTACTCAAAATGGAGCCCCTGGGAGGTTCTGAGGTGCCTCAATCGACGTCAGTCCATACACTCCAGATGTCTGGGCTGGTCATCGGTGGAGGTGGAAAGGTTCTTGTACGGTGTCGTATGACGTTTGCTAGAGGACAGGGAGTCACACTAGAGCTCGCTGCGCGGGCAGAAAGCCAACAGGTTTGCGATTTGGTTTTGGCAGCCGTTAGTGGTTGA
- a CDS encoding uncharacterized protein (BUSCO:EOG09265J36) codes for MSALQQPPQTPHKTPLRRVSQGSLFALSRSGAYPDAPHGLGFLEPAMSEFADEIDTLQSNIESMKSLSDSLGVFNESFASWLYIMEMNALTIDWPQAPNDASFYLAKRRAERDALAAMETMKHKTARPLPESEKTIDSDTTVAEGITASNTTATKQTGKATAVPAKKGPVKGGKKPKMTAKERKERNLELEKIASCLPLEFRGSEPSLRRNLDAVVEGLMDAPGQTAKITDLVKPPDLPQNRVNKCLIALINRKIVVKDNSTGQVLYHWQGVAP; via the exons ATGTCGGCATTGCAGCAGCCACCTCAAACGCCTCACAAAACACCCCTTCGACGCGTTTCTCAAGGCTCTCTATTCGCTCTTTCCCGTTCAGGAGCATACCCAGACGCCCCTCATGGTCTAGGATTTCTTGAACCCGCAATGTCAGAATTTGCAGACGAAATCGATACTCTCCAATCCAATATCGAAAGCATGAAAAGCCTGAGTGATTCATTAGGAGTTTTCAACGAATCATTTGCTAGTTGGTTATATATAATGGAAATGAATGCTTTGACTATCGACTGGCCACAG GCCCCAAACGACGCGTCATTCTACCTAGCTAAACGTAGAGCAG AACGAGATGCACTCGCCGCGATGGAAACTATGAAACACAAAACTGCTCGACCACTTCCTGAAAGTGAAAAGACTATAGATTCCGATACGACGGTAGCTGAGGGAATCACAGCGTCGAATACAACTGCTACGAAACAGACAGGCAAGGCTACTGCAGTACCAGCGAAAAAAGGACCCGTTAAAGGAGGAAAGAAGCCCAAGATGACTgcgaaggagaggaaggaacgGAAT CTGGAGCTTGAGAAGATTGCCTCGTGTCTGCCTTTGGAATTTCGAGGTAGTGAGCCT AGCCTTCGTCGTAATTTGGACGCCGTCGTAGAAGGCTTAATGGATGCTCCTGGACAAACAGCCAAAA TCACTGACCTTGTAAAACCTCCAGACCTGCCACAAAACAGAGTGAACAAGTGCCTTATCGCCCTGATCAATCGAAAGATTGTGGTGAAAGACAACAGTACGGGGCAAGTCTTATACCACTGGCAAGGAGTGGCTCCGTAG